One Ostrinia nubilalis chromosome W unlocalized genomic scaffold, ilOstNubi1.1 SUPER_W_unloc_2, whole genome shotgun sequence genomic window carries:
- the LOC135087391 gene encoding uncharacterized protein LOC135087391 translates to MSDSEFESTFGGSSTSIIANPRKHTKKRKTAPTSSRSDSECETVQPAALKKKPVASRPRAPTKSSTDLFGLLSDEDESVAIENSQRLKVGRQQLDSSLTSKVANGVVRRTVPLEGAYYVEVRVYNTRDALKTPPADRYKKTLHTLKVQLNTETSQWRDLQKFMKTTKKLFEDREPIFYNNKINFKS, encoded by the exons AT GTCTGACTCAGAGTTTGAATCCACATTCGGTGGGAGTTCCACCTCCATCATCGCTAACCCTCGTAAACATACGAAGAAGAGGAAGACTGCGCCAACTTCATCAAG ATCAGACTCTGAGTGTGAAACTGTGCAGCCAGCAGCGCTGAAAAAGAAACCTGTAGCTTCTAGACCTCG aGCTCCAACGAAGAGTTCTACGGATCTGTTCGGGCTACTATCCGACGAAGACGAAAGTGTCGCCATCGAAAACTCTCAACGACTAAAAGTCGGTCGTCAGCAGCTGGACAGCAGCCTGACCTCGAAGGTGGCCAACGGTGTCGTGCGGCGAACGGTTCCGCTCGAGGGCGCTTATTACGTGGAGGTGCGTGTTTACAACACCAGGGACGCGCTCAAGACGCCGCCCGCGGATCGCTACAAGAAGACGCTGCACACGCTGAAGGTTCAGCTTAACACCGAAACATCGCAGTGGCGGGATCTTCAAAAATTTATGAAGACCACGAAGAAATTGTTTGAAGACCGCGAgccaatattttataataataaaataaactttaaatctTAG